Within the Thermoflexus hugenholtzii JAD2 genome, the region TAGGACAACTGCGAGCAGTCGTCCTACAAGGCGGCCAGGCCCAGCAAAATCGGAACACACCCTGCCTCGAAAGACGTGCAGGCATCGAGGCGAGCCGGGCTCTCTCCCGGGGCATCCCCCTTCCTCTCCCTTCCCTTTTATGTCCGAACCCCAGCGGTCCTTCCCCTTGGCAGGGAACGGTGTTTTGCGTTATAAACAAGGCTCGGTTTCTCAACCATATCAATGGCCGTTGAGGTGTCCTCGGCCTGGGCGGCGAAGGGGGAGGCGCAGGATCACCGGATGTCTACCCGGAAGAAGCGAAACCTCTGGCATCGGAGGGACGGATGATCCCGAATCGCACGCGGGCCCGGTTGCGCGACGGAGCGGCGACCGTGGGGGCCTGGCTGGGCCTGGGCAGCCCCTACGCGGCGGCCCTGATGGCCCGCTTGGGCTTCGACTGGCTGGTGGTGGACACGGAGCACAGCCCCTTCAGCTACGACGCCATGGCCCAAAGCGTGATGGCCATCCTCCCCACCGGCACCACCCCGCTGGTCCGGGTGCCGTGGAACGACCCCACGTGGATCAAGCTGGCCCTGGACACCGGAGCGCTGGGGATCGTGGTGCCGATGGTGATGAACGGCGAGGAAGCCCGGCGGGCCGCGGAGGCCGCCCGCTTCCCACCCCGGGGGATCCGCTCGGTAGGGGCCTGGCTGGGGCCCTGCCTGCACGGGACGGACTACCTGCAGGCCATCGACGACGAGGTCCTGGTGGTGGTCCAGATCGAACACATCCGGGCAGTGGAGCGGGCCGACGAGATCTGCGGAGCGGAGGGGGTGGACGTGGTGTTCATCGGCCCCAATGATCTGGCC harbors:
- a CDS encoding HpcH/HpaI aldolase family protein, producing MIPNRTRARLRDGAATVGAWLGLGSPYAAALMARLGFDWLVVDTEHSPFSYDAMAQSVMAILPTGTTPLVRVPWNDPTWIKLALDTGALGIVVPMVMNGEEARRAAEAARFPPRGIRSVGAWLGPCLHGTDYLQAIDDEVLVVVQIEHIRAVERADEICGAEGVDVVFIGPNDLASSMGLRGTDFRENPAWEEAVQTVLRAAQRAGRPAGMMCMSVEEAVHRWAQGFRFLAVASDARYIEQMAGEILRRWNGSLS